The nucleotide sequence GCCCAGAACAGATTCACTGCGGTTGGGCGTGATTCGGCCAGTACTTTATACGCGGCTTCCAGATCACGACCCGCTAATGCATCCAGCGCGTAACCGTAAGCGGCGGTAATGCCGATGGCCGGTGCACCACGGACCACCATGTCACGGATGGCATCGGCGACATCGGCAGCGCTGGTGTAACTCAAAACCTGATGTTGATGAGGTAACACGCGCTGATCCAGCAGGTGTAATTGCTGGTTGTGCCATTCGATGGCATGGAAAGAGGCCGTATGAGACATGCTGTGCCTTGTCATTAAGATGGAAGTCGTGAAAAGCAAACGACACTATTTTACGCGCAAAGTCAGCAACGCCCAAACGCTTTGCATGCCCCTTCTTTGGGTTTAGGCGTAATGGTGCATTGCGCAGTGCCTGAGCAGCAGAGACAATAGCGATTTATTTCATGATGTGCTGTCTTTATGTCTGACCGTAACCAGCAATTTCAACCAGACCAGAGCGACCTGTTGATGGAACTGCTTGCCGCACGGCGCGATGTGCGTGGTAACCTTTTTCTTGCGGATGAGCTCGACCAGGCTGATATCGATCAGATCCTGAAAGCGGCATTACATGCGCCTTCTGTTGGTTTTTCACAGCCTTGGGAGTTTGTGTTGGTGCTGGATAAAGTCCAGCGTCGCCAGGTGGCTGACAGCTTCTTTGCTGAGAACCAGAAAGCATTGGAGCAGTTTCGGGCGGGGAATTACGATGCCGCTAAACTGGAGCAGTACCAGGCGTTAAAACTTGAAGGTATCACTGAATCGGCACTCAATATTGCGGTGTTTTATAACCCGAAAAAAGGGCCGGTATTAGGGCAAACCAGTATGCCGGATATGGGGCGTTACAGCGTGGTCTGCGCGGTACAGAATATGTGGCTGATGGCGCGTTCGCTCAATATTGGTATGGGTTGGGTGAGTATTCTTGACCCGGAAAAGGTCAAAACGATCGTTAATGCGCCGGCCGATCGCGAGTTAATCGCTTATTTATGTTTGGGAAAGGTCGATCAGTTTTATGATCAGCCTGAACTGGAAACCTTAGGCTGGGAAGCCCGCAAAGCCACCAGTCAGGTGGTGCTGAGCGGGCATTATCCCGAATAAAGTTATAACAGGTTCTGCATATCGTGGAAGGCGCGCACCAGGCCGTTAGTGGAGCCATCAAAATGGTTGGGGATACCTTCCCCTTCCAATGCACTTAAAACCTTACTGCCCAACTGTTTACCCAATTCCACCCCCCATTGGTCAAAGGAGTTGATGCCCCATAAGAAGCCCTGAGCCGCCACTTTATGTTCATAAAGTGCGATTAATGCACCAACCGTATGTGGTTTGGATTTCGGGAAATACAGTGTATTACTTGGGCGATTACCGGCAATCACCTTTTGTGGTGCCGTGACAATGGCTTCGGCTTTACTCATGCCTGCCGCCATCAGTTCAGCCACTGCCTCTTCCTCCGACTTACCCTGCAACAACGCCTGGCTCTGACTCAGGCAGTTGGAAACCAACATGGCGTGGAAATTATCAATCGGGTTATGGCTGCACATCGGCATAATAAAATCACACGGCGAGAAGTGTGTACCCTGGTGCAATAGCTGGTGGAAAGCATGCTGGCCATTTGTGCCGACGCCACCCCAGATTATGGGCCCGGTATCATAATCCACCTGCTGGCCATCAATGGTGATGGACTTGCCATTACTCTCCATATCCAGCTGTTGCAGGTGTGCCGGTAAGCTTCGCAAATAATGGTCGTAAGGCAGAATGGCCTGGCTGTTCACACCAAAGAAGTTAACGTACCAGAGGCTGAGTAAGGCCATGGTAATCGGCATATTCTGCTCAATCGGAGCGGTGCGGAAATGTTCGTCCATATCGTAGGCACCGCGCAACATATCGCGGAAATTATCGATGCCAATGGCCAGTGCCAGTGGCAGACCAATGGCCGACCACAAAGAATAGCGACCCCCCACCCAGTCCCACATCGGGAAAATATTTTCTTCAGCAATGCCAAACGCGGTGGCTTTTTCAATATTGGAAGAAACGGCGGTGAAATGTTTCGGTAAATCGGCTTCGGTACCACCGTTATTCAAGAACCACTCACGGCAGGCCAGAGCGTTCTTTAAGGTCTCCTGAGTACCAAACGATTTCGATTGAATAATAAACAGAGTCGTGGCCGGATTCAGGCGCTTGAGGATTTCGGTGATATGGGTGCCATCAATATTGGCCAGATAATGAATGCTCAGGCCACTGTCCCAATAGGGTTTGAGCGAACTGGAAGCCAGTTTCGGACCAAGAAAAGAACCGCCAATACCAATGGAAACCACATCGGTAAACGGCTGGTTGTTAAAACCGCGCCATTGGTTACGGCGGATTTTCCAGCAGAACTCTTCCATTCGCTGCATGGTATGGCGGATTTCCGGCATCACGTCCGTGCCATCGACCATAATCTGACGGTCGCTGAAATTCCGTAACGCGGTGTGTAATACCGGGCGCTTTTCACTGCGGTTCATTACTTCACCACGGAACATGCTGTCGATTTGTTCCGGTAAACCGCGTTCATGTGCCAGCTTGTGGAGTAACGCCATAGTGTCAGATGTGACACGGTTTTTTGAATAGTCGAGGTTAATACCTGCAGCGTCGAGCTGAAAGCGCTCAAAACGATTATTATCCTGTGCAAACCAGTCGCGCATATGCTGGTCTTTAATGTCTTTATGATGCGCGTTAAGCAGGTTCCAGATATCCGTCTGGGTCAGGCTGGTTCCAGTCATAGTCCATAAGTCCTGTTTTAGTGTCTATTTGTGCATCAAGGCACAGTAATCGTTAACAATAAGGGCGCAGTATAAGGAGACTGGCGGGCAGGAGCAAAAGACGTGTTTGTCGTATTGTGTCTGAATGACCAATCACACTCAGAGTGAAGGTGTCAGGCATAAAAAACGCCGCAAGTGCGGCGTTTTTTATTTGGCAGGTAACCCTCAGGCGACCTGTACCGGAATATCAAAGCTGGTATGGCTGACGGTGTTATCTTCGTTCATATACACCATCTTAGGCTTAAAGGTGGCCAACTCCTTTTCATCATAGTTGCCGTAAGCACAGATGATGATACGGTCACCTTCGCTGGCCAGATGAGCAGCAGCACCGTTCACAGAGATAATACCGGAGTCATCTTCGCCACGGATAATATACGTGGTGAAGCGTTTGCCATTCGTAATGTTGTAAATCTGGATCTGTTCAAATTCGCGCATGCCGGCGAGATCCAGCAATTTTCCGTCAATGGCGCAAGAGCCTTCATAGTTCAGCACCGAGTGAGTCACACGGGCCTGATGTAGCTTGGCTTTGAGCATGATGGTTTGCATGGTAAACCCTTTCTTAGCTGATCGATTCTTTGTCGCAGAACCTGTTATTTCCGGCCTCAGGCCAGTCTTTATTACCGGGTTCTGAGACTCCGGAATTGTTCATTTCTTGGCCTCTCAGGCGCAAGGCGCGCAAGTATGCCTCATTCAAACGCCTGATTCAATGTCACCTGAATATTATCAATCAGGCGTGCGCTACCAAGGAATGCTGCGCCAAGAATTGTTATAGACGAATGGCGTAGCTGTTGTGCCTGTAACTCATCATTCATGAGCGGACGTAAGTCATCAGAGTAACGAATGTCGAGATAATCCGTTTTGAAACCCTGTGTGTCGAGGTGTTTTCTGGCCTGATCAAGAATGGTTTCGAGACTTTGCCCGTCGGCATTTTGTAACGCCGCAGCAATGTTATTCAGTGTTTTATACAGCGCCGGAGCCTGCTGGCGCTCCTCGGTGCTGAGGTAGCCGTTGCGGGAACTCAGAGCTAAGCCATCTTCGGCACGAGCGGTGGGAACCGGGATGATATCAACTGGCATGCATAAGTCGGCCACCATTTTGCGAATCACCGCAACTTGCTGGAAATCTTTTTCGCCAAAGTAGGCTTTGTCGGGTAATACCTGATTAAACAACTTGCTGACAACCGTCGATACCCCATCAAAATGCCCGGGGCGGCTGCCACCACATAAACCTTCGGAAACCACCGGTACGTGCACGATGCTTTGTTCTTCCTGACCTGCCGGGTACATTTCTTCGACATTTGGGGCAAACAGCAGATCGCAGTTAGCCGCTTGCAGCTTTTGCTGGTCTTCAGGCAGGGTGCGTGGGTAACGGCTTAAATCGCTTTTGTCGTTAAACTGCAGCGGATTTACAAAAATGCTGCTGACGGTGTAGCAGCCATCGGCGGTTGAGCGATCAATCAGGCTGATATGGCCTTGGTGCAGATTGCCCATGGTTGGCACAAAGCCGATTTCACGGCCGGCCATACGAGCCGCCTTGACGTGCTGGCGTAATTCTTTGATGGTATGAACGGTGATCATTATTGGAAACTACCTACGTTGCCATTACGGCGTTAAAAATAAGCTCAAAATACTCATTTATGGCTTATAAACTCCGCTTTTTCGCTTATTTTTGCCTTGTACTGACTGCCTCGGACACGTTTCCAAGCCAGCATTCAGAGCGATTTTAATACCTTACCCGAAGCCATGTTCGTCCGATGGAAATTCGCCGCTTTTCACCTGCTCGGCGTAAGCGCTGATGGCTTGCGGGATGGTACGACCATCGGTCATAAAGTTTTTCACAAACTTAGGCACATAGCCGGTGTTCATACCTAACATGTCGTACACCACCAGAACCTGGGCATCGGTGTCGGCACCAGCACCAATGCCAATTACCGGAACGTCTACAGCGTCGGTAATGCGCTTACCCAGCTCGCTGGGAACACATTCCAACAGAATCAGATCAGCCCCAGCCGCTTCCAGTTTTTGAGCATGGTCAATCATGGCACTGGCTTTGGCTTCATCGCGTCCTTGTACTTTATAACCACCCAGTTTATTCACCGCCTGCGGGGTTAAACCCAGGTGTGCACAAACAGGAACACCTTGTTTAGACAGTGATTCAATCAGTGGAATCAACCATTCATCGCCTTCAATTTTGATCAGGTGAGCACCGGCCTGCATGACAGCGCGGGCGCTTTCCAGGCCTTGCTCAAGCGTGCCATAACTCATGAAGGGCAGATCGGTCATCACCAGTGCCGGGCGCTGTGCTTTGGCATTGCCGCGTGCAACCATTTCGGTGTGATAAGCCATTTCTTCGACAGACACAGGTAAGGTACTGTCTTTGCCCTGCAATACCATACCCAGTGAATCACCCACCAGTAACACTTCAACACCTGCATCCGCAGCTACCTGCGCAAAGGTCGCATCATAAGCCGTTAATACGGCAAACTTTTGCTGCTCGGCTTTCATTTGTTTTAAGGCCGGAATACTGATGGACTTCATGACTTCTCTCCAATCTTGCCTGCTCGGTGCAGGTTTTTTCGTGAGGGCGTATGGTGCGGATTGTGGGCGCGATGTCAATAACTTCAAACGCCGGGCGTCTACAACTCAGAGGGAGCTAACCAGACTTTTTAAGCGCTGTAACTGGCCATCAAACTCGGGGGTGATATCGGAAATCGCTTGGCCATCGGGCAGCACCAGCTGCGGGGTTAGCTCAGCCAGTGGCAGCAGGACAAAGCTGCGTTTGTGCATCTCGTGGTGTGGTAGGTTCAGTCGTTCGCTGCGCAGTTGCAGATCACCATAAAGGATAATATCCAGGTCGATATTGCGTTCGCCCCAATGGCGCTTACGTTCCCGCCCCTGAGCCAGTTCTTGCGCTTGTAACGCATCCAGCAACGCCAGTGGTTCCAGGGATGTCTGTAATTGCGCGACCGCATTCAGGTAGTCCGGCTGATCCTGAGGGCCGAGAGGTTTACTGCCATACAGAGCAGAAACTGCCGTCAGTTCGGTATCCGGCAGCTGCTGCAGAGCCTGAAGGGCGGTAACAATCTGCTGTTCTGGATTATTCAGGTTGGCGCCCAGGCCAATATAACAGGTGACCATCTGTTGTTATCACCGCTTGTCAGGATTGCGGACGCTGAGAACGTGGTTTTCGACGCGGGCGACGGCGGCGCTGTTCACCCTGTTGTTCATGATCCTGCTCATTGCCTGAGCCACGACTGTGTGGGCCACGGTGATGTGTTTTCTGCGGAATCGGGTGTTTTTCCTGATACTGAGTCCACCAATCGCCTAACCCTTTCAGGTCTTCACCAGACTGTTCACGCAGCAGCACAAAATCGTAAGCGGCACGGAAACGGGGGTGCTGTGCCAGCTCGTGTACCCGCTTAGAGTGGGTTTTGGGCAGGCGTAGCTGCATTTCCCAGATTTCCCGCATCGGAATGGAAAAACGCTTTGGAATGGCGGTGCACTGCACCTGCTGGCGAATCACTCGATCAGCGGCTTGCTGGAGCGCTGGGTGTGGTGGTAGTCCCTGGTCTTCAAACTCCTGTTGCACCCGGCGCATTCCCGGCCACAACAACGAAGCAAAGAAGAAATACGGTGTTACCGACTTACCCGAACGAATGCGTGTATCGGTGTTACGCATGGTGTTTTCGATCATTTCCAGGGCGAATGGATCATCGCGCAGGCACTGTTCTGTTGCTGGAAACAGCGGTTCAAAAAGATTGTACTCGCGTAACATGCGAAAGGTATCCAGCGCCCGGCCATGCAGGAATAGCTTCAGCACTTCTTCAAACATACGAGCCGCCGGAATCTGCATCAGCAAGGGGGCCATATCACGAATTGGCGCCGCTGTTTGTACCTCGATGGAGAAGTCGAGTTTTACCGCAAAACGAATGGCCCGCAGCATACGTACCGGATCTTCACGGTAACGGGTTTCCGGATCGCCAATTAAGCGAACCTGGCGTTGCTGCATGTCCTGCCAACCACCGGCATAGGCATGCACACTAAAATCGGCAATATCGTAATACAGCGCGTTAATGGTGAAGTCGCGGCGCATGGCGTCTTCGTCTTTGCTGCCATACACATTATCGCGCAGGATCATGCCCTGATCGCCGGTAGCCGCTACTTTGTTGGAATGTTCTTCTTTGGGCGGAGCACGGAAGGTCGCGACCTCAATCACATCGCGGCCAAACACCACATGCACCAGCTTAAAACGGCGGCCGATCAGGCGCGAGTTGCGAAACAGTTTATTCACCTGCTCCGGCGTAGCATTGGTGGCTACATCGAAGTCTTTGGGGTGCAGATCCAGCAAATTATCGCGTACACCACCGCCAACCAGCAGTGCCTGATAACCAGCTTTATGCAGGCGATACAGCACCTTCAGGGCATTCTCGCTGATATTGCTGCGACTGATGGAATGTTCGTCACGGGGAATCACAGTTAACAGATCAGCCTCGTTGGCGGAGCGTTTTTTATTACTTCCCAACAGGCGGTCTTTGTGATGATTAATCTGATTGATCAGTTTATTTAAGCGACTCAAGGCGTGACAGTTCTTTGCTGTAGGTTAATAACAAGCGGCTGAGTTTAACCCTTCGACCGCGGCAAATAAACCAGTGTGCAAAATTGTTCAACCTGAGGCCAGATAGCAAAAAAGCCGCAATAGCGGCTTTAACATGTCCCGGATTTGTTATTTTTATGTCCCAGGATGGACGACCCATTAAGAGCAGTGAGTGGGGCGAATTCATTGTTTTAAATAATCAGGGTCTCAAGGCCCTTTATTTTTCTTATTCTTAACAGCACTTAAGGCTGGTTACCTAAAACAATGAATTCATAACTCAGGCTCCTTGTTATTGTTATTGATGGAACCTACTCAGCAGCTGTTTGTTATTTTTATTGATTGCTGCCAGATCTTTATGACGCTTGTTATTGTTGGTTTGTTATTTTTATTGTGTGTGCGTCTGATCTGAATAGGATAAAGCAGGCAGCGTGCCAGAATTAAAAAGTCATTTAAAATCAATGGCTTGTGATTCTTTATCTAACTTTTCACATCTTTGCTTAGACTAAAGTGTTACTAATCGCACATTCTGGGGTAACAAAAATGTAACTTTGGTAACGCTGTGTAACGGCGATGGACTGTACTTGCCATGCTAGTGAGCTGTCTTAAGAAAAATCAGTCAAAACGATCAGTCGCGCTTGGCTTTTTGACGCTTAATTGTCGTGGATAGTGTGTGATCTCGGAGGTGGACGAATTATGAACAACTGTTCGCAGGGATATTGGCGTAAGTAAACGTATTCCTTAACCAATGCCCGGAGCCAGGTGTTGAAGTACAGCTGATTGAATGGTGTTAAGCAGGTCCTGAATCAACGTGCGTTGAAGAAAATGCGCGGAAGAAGCGTCTGAAAGTAGGTATGAAAAGCAGAAGAGTGGGTGAGTTCATTGTTTTGAACAAACTGGCCTGATGCCTTGTTATTCTTATTGTGACAGCGTGGACGCTGTGTATCCAAAACAATGAACTCATAACAAATGAGTCGATGACTCTGCCTCTGTTGTTCTTATTGTTGAGGCTTTCCTTCTGTGCTGACTTTATTATTTTTATTGATGCCTGCACTTTGTGGTATCGGCTGTTTTTTATTTTTATTGTTCGTCGATACGCTTGTAATAACTTTAGCACCTAGCGTGCCAACTATTGAAATTCCTTTGAAAACAAAGGCTTATGATTTTTGTGGTGCTGTTTTTTTGATATTAATACCAAAGTGTTACGTGTAATTGCTCCTGTGGGTAACAACACGCTACTGGATTGGTAACACTGTGTAACGGTATTGGACAGCAGGCGACATTTGCTTGCCCTGGCCTGTTACGAAACAGCAGATACGCTAAAGAATGCGGCAGTGCGACGATGTATTTGAGTCGGTGGTAAACGAAGAGTGGTCTGGTAGGTATTTGGGCTGTCTGGTCGATTTTGCCCGGAGCCAGAAATAAGAAAGCTGATTGCTTTGACCGCTATGTAAGCAAGCAAAGGAATCAGCTATCAGTGAGTCGGGACTGTTATTGTTGTTATTGTAACTCGCACGCTCATAGTTATTTTTATTTTGAGCTTATTATTGTTAGTGCATTCTGCGCCGGCTTTTTTATTTTTATCAGTGCAGGCCGTCTTGCTTACTTCTGATCTGAATAAAGCTAAACGCGTGCCAGTTTTTATGGAAATATAAAATATCCTTATAAAACAACAAGTTGCAGTTTTTATTCTTAAGTATAAGGCGGTTTGAGCAGGATTTGAGAGGGAGAGTTGTTACTGATGATGGCGCGAAAAGACAGAAAAACCCGATTAGTGTAACCGGGTGTTACCTATGTATCCTTAGCCCTTACTTTATTTGGCTTTTTTGCGGGGGATGCCAAGACGCTGTCGTCTTTCCCATAAGCTTTTCCGGGAAATTCCCAGTTTTCGGGCCAGGTCGGTCTCTGTCATATTGGTTTCGTTTTCCAATACAAAGTGCACAAAGTAATCATCCAAGGATAGATCACCTTGCTCTTGTTGGGTGTCACTTGGCCCATAAGGTTCACTGTGCAGCAGATTTTCCTGTAATGCCTGGCTGACATAGCGGTCGCTACTGATATCAACACCCAGAAATTCAGCCGCGATGGGTTCGCCTTCATCAGCCAGAATGACGGCCCGTTCAACCGCATTTTCCAACTCACGAACGTTACCGGGCCATTGATACTGACGAATGGCTTCCAACGCATCTGCGCTGAAACTCATGGGGGGTTGTTCCATTTTATCGCAGGAGCGTTTCAGCATGGCCTGAGCTAACTCCAGCACATCGTCGCCACGTTCGCGCAACGGCGGTAAATGCAGCTCTACCACATTGAGGCGATAATACAGGTCTTCGCGAAATTCCCCTTTACCCGATAACTCTTTCAGGTTGCGGTGTGTGGCGGCTACCAGCCGAACGTCCACCTTCTGGCTTTGTACGGAGCCAACCCGGCGAATTTCACCTTCCTGTAAAACACGTAATAAGCGCGCTTGTGCTTCCAGTGGCAGCTCACCAATTTCATCGAGGAATAAAGTACCGCCATCGGCGGCTTCGACCAGACCCTGGCGTTGTGCCGTGGCTCCGGTGAAGGCGCCTTTTTCATGGCCGAACAACTCCGACTCAATCAGAGTTTCTGGAATGGCGGCGCAGTTAACGGAAATCATCGGCGCATCGGCCCGGCGGCTTTGCTGATGTAATGCCTTGGCAACCAGCTCTTTACCGGTTCCGGACTCACCCTGAATCAGAACCGTGGCGTCGGTGCGTGCGACTTTGCTGATCTTTTTGAATAACAACAACATGGGAGGGCAGCTGCCAATGATCCCGGTAACCGGGTATTCACTGCTGACCTGTTGCTGCATGGCTTCGCTTTGCTGGCCACTCTGATGGCTGATTTGTGATTCTTTCAGAATGCGCTCTACCGCACGAATCATCTCATCGTGATCAAAGGGTTTGGCAATGTAATCAACAGCGCCCATTTTCATAGCGTCGACGGCGGAGCGCAGGCTGGCGTAACTGGTCATGATGAGTACCGGGGTGTCACCGGCCAGTTCAATCAATTCGGTACCGTCACCACCGGGCAGGCGCAGATCGCTGATAATCAGATCAAAGTTGTCAAAATTCTGCGCTTTGGCGTCATCCAGATTATCGACGTCTGTGACTTCATGATGATGACGTTGTAACAATTTACGCAGGGTCAGACGGATAATGGATTCGTCTTCGACAACTAAAATCTGGCTCATGCCTGAGGTTCCACTTCTTTTGTTTGGTTGTAACGGGGAAGGCTGACTTTAACACAGGTTCCACGCCCATCAGATACCGGGCTGTGAATACTGATGTGACCGTAATGTTCTTCAATGATGCTGTAGACCAGTGCCAGGCCTAGCCCGGTACCTGAACCAACGTCTTTGGTGGTGAAAAACGGTTCAAAAATCCGGTCGACTTTATCGGCCGGAATACCATGCCCCTGGTCGATCACTTTCAGGCTGACCTGATGTTCATCGGACTCCGCAGTCACCCGGATGCTGTCACCACGCTGACTGGCATCGCGGGCATTACTCAGCAGGTTAACAAACACCTGCACCAGCCGCTGTGCGTCACCCAACAACAGTAACTCTTCATCACAGTCGTTGATAAATTCAATGTCCTGGCTACGTTTGCTCAGGCGTAACAGCTGCATGGCCTCATCAATACAATGAGCCACAACAACCGGTTCATGCTCGGTTGAGTGATGGCCAGCATGAGCAAAGTTCATCAACGATTGTACGATTCGGGTAACCCGTTTGGTTTGTTCCTGAATCTGATCAGCCATTTCCTGCAGCTCCGGGTTCTCCGTTTCATAACGGATCAGCTGGGCCAGGCTGTCGATGCCGGTAATCGGATTACCAATTTCATGAGCAACCCCGGCCGCCAGACGACCAATGGATGCCAGGCGTTCACTGTGCATCAGCTCTTCTTCAAGCAGCTGGGTTTCGGTCTGATCTTCCATCAGCACCACGATGCCACCGGGTTGGCCACCACTGGGCTGAATCAGGGCTTTGTGCAAGCTGTACCAGCGTGGCCGGGCGTCGATATCCACCCGTTTTTTATGCTCGTGCATTTGTGGGCTGGCGACAAAATCGTTCAATAGTTCGTGCCACGGTGATGGCAGGCGATCCAGATGTGAGCCACTGACTTGTTGCGATTCGATGTGCGTGAGGTCGACCATCGCCTGGTTCCACATCAGAATTTCACCGTCATCCGCCAGCGAGCAAACACCAATAGGCAGGCGCTCCAGTGTCTGGCGGTGATAACGACGCAGGTTATCCAGTTCGCCAGCAAGACCACTCAGTCGATCGTGAAATCCTTCCAGGCGTTGCTCAATCTGATAAATATCTTCACTGAGTTCTGCGTTTTCCTGAAACGGCAGATAACGGCTGATGATGTCGTGGGCGACCGTTGGCCCCATCAGGCCGGACAGGTTGGCTTCCAGCCGGGCGCGCAAGCGACGCAGGGCGTAAGGTCGGTCTTCGTAGGAAGGTAAATCCAAATCTGCCAGCGCCTGATAGACCTCACGTTCCGCTACATAACGTCCCAACGGTTTGCTCAGCGAAACAATCACGTCATTGGAGTTGCCGGCGATCAGTGGGCGGCGTGAAGGACGAGAAACGGTATCGATTGAGCAGGCTTCGGCGGCTGAGACTTCAGAGGGCTTCTGGCGGGTTGTCAGGCTGACCAATACAAACAGCGCCATATTGAGGCTGAAGGAGGCCAATGCTGCTAAATGCCAGTTAAATTCATCAACTGCAGGCAATGGCAATGGTACATGCCAGCCCAGACTGAGCTCTGAGAATGGCAGTAACATGGCGTACATCCAGCATAAAATACCGGCAATCAAGCCGGCCAGAAAACCTTTACGATTGGATTTTGGCCAATACAGAAGGCCCAATACGCCGGGCAGAAACTGTACTGCAGCAACAAACGCCAAAATCCCCAGGCGATTCAGATTGAGGTCTGCACCAACCAGTGCATAGAAGCCATAAGCCAGTAATAAAATAGCCGCAATCAGACTACGACGAACCCACAACAGCCAGCGATAAAAATCGGCCCTTGGGCTGGGTTTGTGCAGAGGTAATACCACGTGGTTCAGCAACATGGCAGCCATAGCAATAGTGATGACGATAATGATGCCAGAGGCGGCTGCCAGTCCGCCAAGGAAGGTGAGCACCACCAATGTAGATGACTGC is from Bacterioplanoides sp. SCSIO 12839 and encodes:
- the bluB gene encoding 5,6-dimethylbenzimidazole synthase; this translates as MSDRNQQFQPDQSDLLMELLAARRDVRGNLFLADELDQADIDQILKAALHAPSVGFSQPWEFVLVLDKVQRRQVADSFFAENQKALEQFRAGNYDAAKLEQYQALKLEGITESALNIAVFYNPKKGPVLGQTSMPDMGRYSVVCAVQNMWLMARSLNIGMGWVSILDPEKVKTIVNAPADRELIAYLCLGKVDQFYDQPELETLGWEARKATSQVVLSGHYPE
- the pgi gene encoding glucose-6-phosphate isomerase encodes the protein MTGTSLTQTDIWNLLNAHHKDIKDQHMRDWFAQDNNRFERFQLDAAGINLDYSKNRVTSDTMALLHKLAHERGLPEQIDSMFRGEVMNRSEKRPVLHTALRNFSDRQIMVDGTDVMPEIRHTMQRMEEFCWKIRRNQWRGFNNQPFTDVVSIGIGGSFLGPKLASSSLKPYWDSGLSIHYLANIDGTHITEILKRLNPATTLFIIQSKSFGTQETLKNALACREWFLNNGGTEADLPKHFTAVSSNIEKATAFGIAEENIFPMWDWVGGRYSLWSAIGLPLALAIGIDNFRDMLRGAYDMDEHFRTAPIEQNMPITMALLSLWYVNFFGVNSQAILPYDHYLRSLPAHLQQLDMESNGKSITIDGQQVDYDTGPIIWGGVGTNGQHAFHQLLHQGTHFSPCDFIMPMCSHNPIDNFHAMLVSNCLSQSQALLQGKSEEEAVAELMAAGMSKAEAIVTAPQKVIAGNRPSNTLYFPKSKPHTVGALIALYEHKVAAQGFLWGINSFDQWGVELGKQLGSKVLSALEGEGIPNHFDGSTNGLVRAFHDMQNLL
- the panD gene encoding aspartate 1-decarboxylase, whose protein sequence is MQTIMLKAKLHQARVTHSVLNYEGSCAIDGKLLDLAGMREFEQIQIYNITNGKRFTTYIIRGEDDSGIISVNGAAAHLASEGDRIIICAYGNYDEKELATFKPKMVYMNEDNTVSHTSFDIPVQVA
- the panC gene encoding pantoate--beta-alanine ligase → MITVHTIKELRQHVKAARMAGREIGFVPTMGNLHQGHISLIDRSTADGCYTVSSIFVNPLQFNDKSDLSRYPRTLPEDQQKLQAANCDLLFAPNVEEMYPAGQEEQSIVHVPVVSEGLCGGSRPGHFDGVSTVVSKLFNQVLPDKAYFGEKDFQQVAVIRKMVADLCMPVDIIPVPTARAEDGLALSSRNGYLSTEERQQAPALYKTLNNIAAALQNADGQSLETILDQARKHLDTQGFKTDYLDIRYSDDLRPLMNDELQAQQLRHSSITILGAAFLGSARLIDNIQVTLNQAFE
- the panB gene encoding 3-methyl-2-oxobutanoate hydroxymethyltransferase; the encoded protein is MKSISIPALKQMKAEQQKFAVLTAYDATFAQVAADAGVEVLLVGDSLGMVLQGKDSTLPVSVEEMAYHTEMVARGNAKAQRPALVMTDLPFMSYGTLEQGLESARAVMQAGAHLIKIEGDEWLIPLIESLSKQGVPVCAHLGLTPQAVNKLGGYKVQGRDEAKASAMIDHAQKLEAAGADLILLECVPSELGKRITDAVDVPVIGIGAGADTDAQVLVVYDMLGMNTGYVPKFVKNFMTDGRTIPQAISAYAEQVKSGEFPSDEHGFG
- the folK gene encoding 2-amino-4-hydroxy-6-hydroxymethyldihydropteridine diphosphokinase, whose product is MVTCYIGLGANLNNPEQQIVTALQALQQLPDTELTAVSALYGSKPLGPQDQPDYLNAVAQLQTSLEPLALLDALQAQELAQGRERKRHWGERNIDLDIILYGDLQLRSERLNLPHHEMHKRSFVLLPLAELTPQLVLPDGQAISDITPEFDGQLQRLKSLVSSL
- the pcnB gene encoding polynucleotide adenylyltransferase PcnB, whose translation is MSRLNKLINQINHHKDRLLGSNKKRSANEADLLTVIPRDEHSISRSNISENALKVLYRLHKAGYQALLVGGGVRDNLLDLHPKDFDVATNATPEQVNKLFRNSRLIGRRFKLVHVVFGRDVIEVATFRAPPKEEHSNKVAATGDQGMILRDNVYGSKDEDAMRRDFTINALYYDIADFSVHAYAGGWQDMQQRQVRLIGDPETRYREDPVRMLRAIRFAVKLDFSIEVQTAAPIRDMAPLLMQIPAARMFEEVLKLFLHGRALDTFRMLREYNLFEPLFPATEQCLRDDPFALEMIENTMRNTDTRIRSGKSVTPYFFFASLLWPGMRRVQQEFEDQGLPPHPALQQAADRVIRQQVQCTAIPKRFSIPMREIWEMQLRLPKTHSKRVHELAQHPRFRAAYDFVLLREQSGEDLKGLGDWWTQYQEKHPIPQKTHHRGPHSRGSGNEQDHEQQGEQRRRRPRRKPRSQRPQS
- a CDS encoding sigma-54 dependent transcriptional regulator, whose product is MSQILVVEDESIIRLTLRKLLQRHHHEVTDVDNLDDAKAQNFDNFDLIISDLRLPGGDGTELIELAGDTPVLIMTSYASLRSAVDAMKMGAVDYIAKPFDHDEMIRAVERILKESQISHQSGQQSEAMQQQVSSEYPVTGIIGSCPPMLLLFKKISKVARTDATVLIQGESGTGKELVAKALHQQSRRADAPMISVNCAAIPETLIESELFGHEKGAFTGATAQRQGLVEAADGGTLFLDEIGELPLEAQARLLRVLQEGEIRRVGSVQSQKVDVRLVAATHRNLKELSGKGEFREDLYYRLNVVELHLPPLRERGDDVLELAQAMLKRSCDKMEQPPMSFSADALEAIRQYQWPGNVRELENAVERAVILADEGEPIAAEFLGVDISSDRYVSQALQENLLHSEPYGPSDTQQEQGDLSLDDYFVHFVLENETNMTETDLARKLGISRKSLWERRQRLGIPRKKAK